A region of Arabidopsis thaliana chromosome 5, partial sequence DNA encodes the following proteins:
- the ATMS1 gene encoding Cobalamin-independent synthase family protein (ATMS1; FUNCTIONS IN: 5-methyltetrahydropteroyltriglutamate-homocysteine S-methyltransferase activity, copper ion binding, methionine synthase activity; INVOLVED IN: response to cadmium ion, response to zinc ion, response to salt stress, methionine biosynthetic process; LOCATED IN: in 7 components; EXPRESSED IN: 12 plant structures; EXPRESSED DURING: seedling growth, seed development stages; CONTAINS InterPro DOMAIN/s: Cobalamin (vitamin B12)-independent methionine synthase MetE, N-terminal (InterPro:IPR013215), Methionine synthase, vitamin-B12 independent (InterPro:IPR002629), 5-methyltetrahydropteroyltriglutamate--homocysteine S-methyltransferase (InterPro:IPR006276); BEST Arabidopsis thaliana protein match is: methionine synthase 2 (TAIR:AT3G03780.3); Has 1807 Blast hits to 1807 proteins in 277 species: Archae - 0; Bacteria - 0; Metazoa - 736; Fungi - 347; Plants - 385; Viruses - 0; Other Eukaryotes - 339 (source: NCBI BLink).), protein MASHIVGYPRMGPKRELKFALESFWDGKSTAEDLQKVSADLRSSIWKQMSAAGTKFIPSNTFAHYDQVLDTTAMLGAVPPRYGYTGGEIGLDVYFSMARGNASVPAMEMTKWFDTNYHYIVPELGPEVNFSYASHKAVNEYKEAKALGVDTVPVLVGPVSYLLLSKAAKGVDKSFELLSLLPKILPIYKEVITELKAAGATWIQLDEPVLVMDLEGQKLQAFTGAYAELESTLSGLNVLVETYFADIPAEAYKTLTSLKGVTAFGFDLVRGTKTLDLVKAGFPEGKYLFAGVVDGRNIWANDFAASLSTLQALEGIVGKDKLVVSTSCSLLHTAVDLINETKLDDEIKSWLAFAAQKVVEVNALAKALAGQKDEALFSANAAALASRRSSPRVTNEGVQKAAAALKGSDHRRATNVSARLDAQQKKLNLPILPTTTIGSFPQTVELRRVRREYKAKKVSEEDYVKAIKEEIKKVVDLQEELDIDVLVHGEPERNDMVEYFGEQLSGFAFTANGWVQSYGSRCVKPPVIYGDVSRPKAMTVFWSAMAQSMTSRPMKGMLTGPVTILNWSFVRNDQPRHETCYQIALAIKDEVEDLEKGGIGVIQIDEAALREGLPLRKSEHAFYLDWAVHSFRITNCGVQDSTQIHTHMCYSHFNDIIHSIIDMDADVITIENSRSDEKLLSVFREGVKYGAGIGPGVYDIHSPRIPSSEEIADRVNKMLAVLEQNILWVNPDCGLKTRKYTEVKPALKNMVDAAKLIRSQLASAK, encoded by the exons atggcTTCACACATTGTTGGATACCCACGTATGGGCCCTAAGAGAGAGCTCAAGTTTGCATTGGAATCTTTCTGGGATGGTAAGAGCACTGCTGAGGATCTTCAGAAGGTGTCTGCTGATCTCAGGTCATCCATCTGGAAACAGATGTCTGCCGCTGGGACTAAGTTCATCCCTAGCAACACCTTTGCTCACTACGACCAGGTTCTTGACACCACCGCCATGCTCGGTGCTGTTCCACCTAGGTATGGATACACTGGTGGTGAGATCGGCCTTGATGTTTACTTCTCCATGGCTAGAGGAAATGCCTCTGTGCCTGCCATGGAAATGACCAAGTGGTTCGACACCAACTA CCATTACATCGTCCCTGAGTTGGGCCCTGAGGTTAACTTCTCTTACGCATCCCACAAGGCGGTGAATGAGTACAAGGAGGCCAAGGCT CTTGGTGTTGACACCGTCCCTGTACTTGTTGGCCCAGTCTCTTACTTGCTGCTTTCCAAGGCTGCCAAGGGTGTTGACAAGTCATTCgaacttctttctcttctccctAAGATTCTCCCGATCTACAA GGAAGTGATTACCGAGCTTAAGGCTGCTGGTGCCACCTGGATTCAGCTTGACGAGCCTGTCCTTGTTATGGATCTTGAGGGTCAGAAACTCCAGGCCTTTACTGGTGCCTATGCTGAACTTGAATCAACTCTTTCTGGTTTGAATGTTCTTGTCGAGACCTACTTCGCTGATATCCCTGCTGAGGCATACAAGACCCTAACCTCATTGAAGGGTGTGACTGcctttggatttgatttggttcgtGGCACCAAGACCCTTGATTTGGTCAAGGCAGGTTTCCCTGAGGGAAAGTACCTCTTTGCTGGTGTTGTTGATGGAAGGAACATCTGGGCCAACGACTTTGCTGCGTCCCTAAGCACCTTGCAGGCACTTGAAGGCATTGTTGGTAAAG ACAAGCTTGTGGTCTCAACCTCCTGCTCTCTTCTCCACACCGCTGTTGATCTTATCAATGAGACTAAGCTTGATGATGAAATCAAGTCATGGTTGGCGTTTGCTGCCCAGAAGGTCGTTGAAGTGAACGCTTTGGCCAAGGCTTTGGCTGGTCAGAAGGACGAG gctCTTTTCTCTGCCAATGCTGCGGCTTTGGCTTCAAGGAGATCTTCCCCAAGAGTCACCAACGAGGGTGTCCAGAAGGCT GCTGCTGCTTTGAAGGGATCTGACCACCGTCGTGCAACCAATGTTAGTGCTAGGCTAGATGCTCAGCAGAAGAAGCTCAATCTCCCAATCCTACCAACCACAACCATTGGATCCTTCCCACAGACTGTAGAGCTCAGGAGAGTTCGTCGTGAGTACAAGGCCAAAAA GGTCTCAGAGGAGGACTACGTTAAAGCCATCAAGGAAGAGATCAAGAAAGTTGTTGACCTCCAAGAGGAACTTGACATCGATGTTCTTGTCCACGGAGAGCCAGag AGAAACGACATGGTTGAGTACTTTGGTGAGCAGTTGTCTGGTTTTGCCTTCACTGCAAACGGATGGGTCCAATCTTATGGATCTCGCTGTGTGAAGCCACCAGTTATCTATGGTGATGTGAGCCGTCCCAAGGCAATGACCGTCTTCTGGTCCGCAATGGCTCAGAGCATGACCTCTCGCCCAATGAAGGGTATGCTTACTGGTCCCGTCACCATTCTCAACTGGTCCTTTGTCAGGAACGACCAGCCCAG GCACGAAACCTGTTACCAGATCGCTTTGGCCATCAAGGACGAAGTCGAGGATCTTGAGAAAGGTGGAATCGGTGTCATTCAGATTGATGAGGCTGCACTTAGAGAAGGACTACCACTCAGGAAATCCGAGCATGCTTTCTACTTGGACTGGGCCGTCCACTCCTTCAGAATCACCAACTGTGGAGTCCAAGACAGCACCCAG atccACACTCACATGTGCTACTCCCACTTCAATGACATCATACACTCCATCATCGACATGGATGCTGATGTCATCACCATTGAGAACTCCAGGTCTGATGAGAAGCTTCTTTCCGTGTTCCGTGAAGGAGTGAAGTACGGTGCTGGAATCGGTCCAGGAGTCTACGACATCCACTCTCCAAGAATACCATCTTCTGAGGAAATCGCAGACAGGGTCAACAAGATGCTTGCTGTCCTAGAGCAGAACATCCTTTGGGTTAACCCTGACTGTGGTCTCAAGACCCGTAAGTACACCGAGGTCAAGCCTGCACTCAAGAACATGGTTGATGCGGCTAAGCTCATCCGCTCCCAGCTCGCCAGTGCCAAGTGA
- a CDS encoding Cysteine/Histidine-rich C1 domain family protein (Cysteine/Histidine-rich C1 domain family protein; FUNCTIONS IN: zinc ion binding; INVOLVED IN: biological_process unknown; LOCATED IN: cellular_component unknown; EXPRESSED IN: root; CONTAINS InterPro DOMAIN/s: DC1 (InterPro:IPR004146), Zinc finger, PHD-type (InterPro:IPR001965), C1-like (InterPro:IPR011424); BEST Arabidopsis thaliana protein match is: Cysteine/Histidine-rich C1 domain family protein (TAIR:AT2G17600.1); Has 1807 Blast hits to 1807 proteins in 277 species: Archae - 0; Bacteria - 0; Metazoa - 736; Fungi - 347; Plants - 385; Viruses - 0; Other Eukaryotes - 339 (source: NCBI BLink).) → MEEPKNIHPAALYTKGCRLAHPTHPHTLSPKLSKNTKSNCFTCGKQVSTSSRGFHYHCTICDVDFHEECVNIPRKILHPFHLQHPLFLTYGKHDNIIDGSNMSEQGPYEDQGTSDPGKSGWGNIFDNCTWCGKYIPTPSSHPRMTVFYRCSICNFCLDTMCTQTKPPLTIENPKGHHHSLVLFPRPLLVPCDACGLVNASEASYACFQCNYVVHQYCVDLPRVIKITRHPHRLSFSPYLPPPNSLCRVCYKTVDIKYGQYSCKDEDCSYVLHTKCATHVMVWDGKELEWEPEEPGVIEDIAPFKNVGDGLIEHFSHEHHLKLEKYDSVRDARKQCEACVLPIHLHDFYKCMQCDFFLHVVCACLPKKVDHALHNHSIILDPSPLPTDGNLQCSACSRTSTGFKYKCAEKNCKIHWFKIDVPCFLVPEYSIDKVHEHPLFIAPFNYDYEPFRCNGCKRGLTKNRLQCSTLCEYSICYECATIPSELHYKYDKHPLTLCYGEDTDDKYWCEECEKEVNTSEWFYTCNECCTTIHRNCLFGFHVYLKPGNTFKYHNRRMVEVLDNKSSTRPVCSRCEDRCQGSIYFKVDVRNVCASCLLKCL, encoded by the coding sequence atggaagagCCTAAGAATATACATCCTGCTGCTTTATATACAAAAGGATGTCGTTTGGCTCATCCGACTCATCCTCACACCCTTTCCCCTAAACTCAGCAAAAACACTAAGTCCAATTGCTTTACATGCGGGAAGCAAGTATCCACTTCTTCTCGGGGTTTCCATTACCACTGCACCATCTGCGATGTGGATTTCCACGAAGAATGTGTTAATATTCctagaaaaatattacatcCTTTTCACCTCCAACATCCTCTCTTTTTAACCTATGGAAAGCATGACAATATCATCGACGGCAGCAATATGAGCGAACAAGGCCCTTATGAAGACCAAGGCACATCGGATCCTGGTAAGTCTGGATGGGGTAACATATTTGATAACTGCACTTGGTGTGGGAAATACATACCAACACCAAGTTCACATCCAAGAATGACAGTTTTCTATCGGTGTTCTATTTGTAACTTTTGTTTGGATACTATGTGCACACAAACCAAACCCCCTCTTACTATTGAAAACCCAAAAGGCCATCACCATTCACTCGTCCTTTTCCCTCGTCCACTCTTAGTTCCTTGTGATGCTTGTGGTTTGGTCAATGCGTCGGAAGCAAGTTATGCTTGTTTCCAATGTAATTATGTGGTACATCAATATTGTGTTGATTTACCACGCGTCATAAAGATCACACGTCATCCTCATcgtctctctttttctccttacCTTCCACCCCCAAATTCGTTATGCCGGGTCTGCTACAAGACAGTTGACATTAAATATGGTCAATATTCTTGTAAAGACGAGGATTGCTCTTACGTACTTCATACCAAATGTGCAACACATGTAATGGTATGGGATGGAAAAGAACTCGAATGGGAACCCGAAGAACCTGGTGTAATTGAAGATATTGCACCATTCAAGAATGTAGGTGATGGTTTGATAGAACATTTTAGTCATGAACATCATCTAAAGCTGGAGAAGTATGATAGTGTACGAGACGCAAGGAAGCAGTGCGAGGCGTGTGTCCTTCCTATCCACTTGCATGATTTCTACAAATGTATGCAATGTGACTTTTTTCTCCACGTAGTGTGTGCTTGTCTACCTAAGAAAGTGGATCATGCATTGCATAATCATTCTATCATCCTCGACCCATCTCCTCTACCCACTGATGGTAATCTGCAATGTTCAGCTTGTTCTCGAACGTCCACTGGTTTCAAGTATAAGTGCGCTGAAAAGAACTGCAAGATTCATTGGTTTAAGATAGATGTCCCTTGCTTTTTAGTTCCTGAGTATAGCATTGACAAAGTCCATGAACATCCTCTATTCATCGCTCCATTCAATTACGACTATGAACCTTTTCGCTGCAATGGTTGTAAGAGAGGTCTTACCAAGAATCGTCTACAATGTAGTACTCTTTGCGAGTACTCTATTTGTTATGAATGCGCTACGATTCCAAGTGAGTTACACTATAAATACGATAAACATCCTCTCACTCTTTGCTATGGAGAAGACACGGACGACAAGTATTGGTGTGAAGAATGCGAAAAGGAAGTGAATACGTCAGAATGGTTCTACACGTGCAACGAATGTTGCACCACTATTCATCGGAATTGCTTATTCGGATTCCACGTTTATCTGAAGCCTGGTAACACTTTCAAATATCATAATCGAAGAATGGTGGAAGTTCTTGACAACAAGAGCAGCACCCGACCGGTTTGCAGCCGTTGTGAGGATCGCTGTCAGGGTTCCATTTACTTCAAAGTCGATGTGAGGAATGTTTGTGCTTCGTgtcttttaaaatgtttatag
- a CDS encoding MIF4G domain-containing protein / MA3 domain-containing protein (MIF4G domain-containing protein / MA3 domain-containing protein; FUNCTIONS IN: binding; INVOLVED IN: RNA metabolic process; LOCATED IN: cellular_component unknown; EXPRESSED IN: 22 plant structures; EXPRESSED DURING: 13 growth stages; CONTAINS InterPro DOMAIN/s: Initiation factor eIF-4 gamma, MA3 (InterPro:IPR003891), Armadillo-type fold (InterPro:IPR016024), MIF4G-like, type 3 (InterPro:IPR003890); BEST Arabidopsis thaliana protein match is: MIF4G domain-containing protein / MA3 domain-containing protein (TAIR:AT1G80930.1); Has 15897 Blast hits to 11268 proteins in 674 species: Archae - 101; Bacteria - 729; Metazoa - 6896; Fungi - 1567; Plants - 651; Viruses - 76; Other Eukaryotes - 5877 (source: NCBI BLink).), with amino-acid sequence MGSSRHEKRKEARLQKNQKKHESWLQRHKSEKEKRVSSSASAQKSGDVIKSEDFRQISDSVTEHMESSSPSGNKDHGKSFIPKKEEVRVKSKEKKMQKVERIKDLNRPRKKTNFEEFLEMDTPTVISGDQDAELERRLAKKLKIKKGKLRGMDDGLNDLFEGLPSVLDSMGSELGDSRKKRKKKRSEEKQDHEDVDELANEDLEHEESEFSDEESEEEPVGKRDRKRHKKKKKSVDEELESDLMNITDDGESETVNYHDSPSSLEKVDTPLHERKPESSSKYVAPHLRSQAKSESEELTKMRTRIKGLLNKMAESNVETITAELATIYRSVARSVSSQIFCEEVLTTYARGNEQYAVFASFIAGMACLVGMDFSAKLIASLAKSFEDEYQKEDSLSLNGISLLLSYLCILGVCSSDLIYDFLMTLGKRLTKVDAFTITTVLDCCGMKIRSDDPLAMKTFIISIQNKANELKTSSDGQTQMNNMMMEKMLETISAIKNNKLRAKEDSVQNTRVKKWLQKLRVEEVLLRGLTWSKLLDPEKKGQWWLSGDLVVDSNTAEDIAETMDAEVVEAQKMLKLAEAQRMNTDSRKAIFCVIMSSEDYIDAFEKLLRLDLPGKQDREIMRVLVECCLQEKAFNKFYTVLASKLCEHDKNHKFTLQYCIWDHFKELESMSLQRSMHLAKFVAEIIVTFNLSLAVLKSVDLANPVELTPKRIMHFRMLFEAIFEHPENLVWNLFTRIALNPEYEALRDGIKFFVKEYVVKNNKAIYGKFRKAKEALNNAEGLLM; translated from the exons ATGG GGAGCTCTCGTCATGAAAAGCGAAAAGAGGCTCGCTTGCAGAAGAACcagaaaaaacatgaatcttgGCTTCAGCGTCAT AAGTCGGAAAAGGAGAAACGAGTATCATCATCTGCTTCAGCTCAGAAGTCTGGTGATGTGATCAAGTCTGAAGATTTTCGCCAGATAAGTGATAGTGTAACTGAACATATGGAATCAAGTAGTCCTAGTGGAAACAAAGACCATGGAAAGTCTTTTATACCTAAGAAAGAAGAGGTTAGAGTCaaatcaaaggagaagaagatgcaaaAAGTAGAGAGAATAAAGGATCTGAATAGaccaaggaagaagacgaattTTGAAGAGTTTCTTGAAATGGATACACCAACTGTAATATCTGGAGACCAGGATGCTGAACTTGAGAGGAGGCTCGCAAAGAAGCTCAAgataaagaaaggaaaacTAAGGGGCATGGATGATGGATTGAATGATTTGTTCGAAGGACTTCCATCTGTACTTGATTCGATGGGATCTGAACTCGGTGATTCCCGAAAGAAACgtaagaaaaagagatcagaagaaaaacagGACCATGAGGATGTCGATGAGCTAGCAAATGAAGATTTGGAGCATGAAGAATCTGAATTTTCTGACGAGGAAAGCGAAGAAGAGCCTGTAGGAAAAAGAGACCGTAAAAggcataagaagaagaagaagtctgtAGATGAAGAACTAGAAAGTGATCTGATGAATATCACAGATGATGGTGAGTCAGAGACTGTTAATTATCACGATTCACCGTCAAGCTTGGAGAAAGTAGATACTCCTTTGCATGAGCGTAAGCCAGAGAGCAGCAGCAAGTATGTTGCTCCTCATTTGAGATCTCAGGCCAAAAGTGAATCTGAAGAACTCACTAAAATGCGTACACGGATAAAAG GTCTTCTCAATAAGATGGCAGAATCCAATGTAGAAACAATAACTGCAGAACTTGCCACAATCTATCGT TCTGTTGCGAGAAGTGTGTCCTCTCAGATTTTCTGTGAAGAGGTTTTGACAACTTATGCGAGAGGCAATGAACA GTACGCTGTATTTGCTTCTTTCATAGCCGGCATGGCGTGTCTAGTTGGAATGGATTTTAGTGCAAAGCTAATTGCATCACTTGCTAAATCTTTCGAG gATGAATATCAGAAGGAAGACAGTCTCTCTTTAAATGGgatttctcttttgctttcttatcTTTGCATATTGGGAGTTTGCTCCAG TGATCTTATATATGATTTCTTAATGACATTGGGGAAACGGCTGACTAAAGTTGATGCTTTCACTATCACCACTGTTTTAGATT GCTGTGGAATGAAAATAAGAAGTGATGATCCTCTGGCTATGAAAACATTCATCATCAGCATCCAGAACAAGGCAAATGAATTGAAAACCTCCTCCGATGGCCAGACACAAATGAATAACATGATG ATGGAAAAGATGCTTGAAACCATTTCCGCAATAAAGAACAACAAGTTGAGAGCCAAAGAGGATTCCGTCCAGAACACAAGGGTAAAGAAGTGGCTTCAAAAG TTGAGAGTAGAAGAAGTGTTATTAAGAGGGCTTACATGGAGCAAGCTGCTTGACCCCGAGAAGAAGGGTCAGTGGTGGCTTTCTGGCGATTTGGTGGTTGACTCAAACACCGCTGAAGATATAGCAGAAACAATGGATGCAGAGGTTGTTGAGGCCCAAAAAATGTTAAAGCTAGCTGAGGCACAGAGGATGAATACAGATTCCAGAAAAGCAATATTTTGTGTGATCATGAGTAGTGAGGACTACATCGATGCATTCGAGAAACTTCTTAGATTGGATTTGCCAGGAAAACAGGACAGAGAGATCATGAGGGTTCTAGTTGAATGCTGTTTACAGGAGAAAGCATTCAACAAGTTCTACACAGTCCTTGCTTCAAAGTTGTGCGAGCACGACAAAAATCATAAGTTTACACTGCAG TATTGCATTTGGGACCATTTTAAAGAACTAGAGTCGATGTCACTTCAGAGATCGATGCATCTGGCGAAATTCGTGGCAGAGATTATTGTAACCTTCAATCTTTCTCTTGCTGTTCTCAAATCCGTTGACTTAGCAAATCCAGTGGAGTTAACTCCAAAACGAATCATGCACTTTCGAATGCTGTTCGAGGCCATCTTTGAGCACCCTGAGAATCTTGTGTGGAACTTGTTCACACGCATAGCCTTGAATCCGGAATATGAAGCTCTACGAGATGGCATCAAGTTCTTTGTGAAGGAATATGTTGTGAAAAATAACAAGGCAATCTATGGGAAATTCAGGAAAGCTAAAGAAGCACTTAACAATGCAGAAGGATTACTCATGTGA
- a CDS encoding disease resistance protein (unknown protein; Has 1807 Blast hits to 1807 proteins in 277 species: Archae - 0; Bacteria - 0; Metazoa - 736; Fungi - 347; Plants - 385; Viruses - 0; Other Eukaryotes - 339 (source: NCBI BLink).) yields MTPAKLETYIDYKEIYKAIRFAYDENISFGVNVKDTIFSLSEKGWDVEKGIQTLADMGLISISRERGIIMHCLVRLMSTNPSCSIFYLVDTNICCVWFLHLYLENLPNQTFLTIRKKKKT; encoded by the exons ATGACACCAGCTAAACTCGAAACCTATATTGACTACAAAGAAATTTATAAAGCAATTAGATTTGCATATGATG AAAATATAAGCTTTGGTGTGAACGTGAAAGACACAATATTCTCGCTTTCGGAGAAGGGCTGGGACGTGGAGAAAGGGATACAAACCCTAGCTGATATGGGTCTCATCTCTATATCTAGGGAAAGAGGAATCATCATGCATTGTTTGGTACGCTTAATGTCTACAAACCCTAGCTGTTCTATTTTCTATCTTGTGGACACAAACATATGTTGTGTTTGGTTCCTACATTTGTATTTAGAGAATTTGCCCAACCAAACATTTCTCAccataaggaaaaaaaagaaaacgtaa